One Klebsiella electrica genomic window, AGTCATCGCGCAAGCTGCTGGCCAAATATGGCACCAGCGCACTGTTGGTTGGCGGCGGCGCGGTGGCGGGGAGCGTGCTGTGGAACAAGTATCAGCAGAAAATGCGGGAGAATTCCCCTGCGCAATCTGCCGCTTCCGCAGCACAGCCTGGCGGGTCGTCAACCTCGCCAGCCTCCGGGCTTGATGCGCGCAGTGAACGACTCATTCTGGCGCTGGTGTTCGCCGCTAAAAGCGACGGGCACATCGATGACAGCGAACGGGCAAACATCGAAGAGCAGCTGCGCGCCGCCGATATTGCCGTGCAGGGGCGTGTATTGATCGATCGTGCCCTGGCGCAGCCGCTTGACCCGCAGCGCCTGGCGCAGGGCCTCAACAGCGAGCAAGAGGCGCTGGAAATCTATTACATCAGCTGCGCGGCGATCGATATCGACCATTTTATGGAGCGCAGCTATCTCAATGCCCTCGGTGAGGCTTTAGGGCTGCCGCAGGCAGTGCGTGCCGACATCGAACGGGATATTCAGGCGCAAAAACAGGCGCTTTCTCCCTAAATCAGCAGGTTTTGCTTGCAACGCGGGCCACTTTTGCCACCCTTATACACACGCCATCCTTCAAGCCGCTTCTTGAATGATTTTGTGTATGAAATACCGGATGCAGAAGACCAAAAGATGCCACCAAAAGCAAAACGAATCCCTCATGCCATGACTCTTCATGGCGATACCCGTATCGATAATTACTTCTGGCTGCGCGACGACGAACGTTCGCGGCCGGAAGTGCTGGATTATCTTCGCGAGGAAAATGAGTACGGACAGCAGGTCATGTCCACTCAGCGTAGCCTGCAGGAGCGGGTACTAAAAGAGATTATTGACCGTATCCCGCCGCGCGAAGTCTCCGCGCCCTACAGCAAAAATGGCTACCGCTATCGTCAGGTGTATGAGCCGGGCTGTGAATACGCTATCTATCAGCGCCAGTCGGTGCTGAAAGAGGAGTGGGATGAATGGGAGGTGCTGCTCGATAGCAATCAGCGCGCGGCGCAGAGCGAATTCTATACTCTCGGCGGGCTGGGCATTTCGCCGGATAACATGATCATGGCGCTGGCGGAGGATTATCTCTCCCGAAGGCAATATAGCCTGCGCTTGTGCAATCTGCAAAATGGCGAATGGTACCCTGAAGTGCTGGAAAACGTTTCGCCGGAATTTGCCTGGAGCAATGATTCGCAGACGCTGTGGTATGTCCGCAAGCACCCGACTACGCTGCTGCCTTATCAGGTCTGGCGGCATACCGTGGGCGCGTCGCCGCTTTCCGACGTGCTGGTCTACGAGGAGACGGATGAAACCTTCTACGTCAGCCTCCATACCACCACCTCCCGGCAATTCGCCGTGATCTATCTTGCCAGCGCGACCACCAGCGAAGTACGGCTGCTGAATACCGAAATGCCGGATGCGGAACCGGTATGTTTCCTGCCGCGGCGTAAAGATCACGAGTACAGTCTCGATCATTACCAGCATGCTTTTTATCTTCGCTCCAACCGCGAGGGGAAAAACTTTGGTCTCTATCGTACCCATGAACGCGACGAACAGCAGTGGGAGACGCTGATTGCCCCGCGCCAGGAGGTGATGCTCGAGGGATTCACCCTGTTTACCGACTGGTTGGTGGTCGAGGAGCGCCA contains:
- a CDS encoding tellurite resistance TerB family protein — its product is MANWLNQLQSLLGQQGPSSSSGERPDGKSFLLPGALGGLAGLLVASKSSRKLLAKYGTSALLVGGGAVAGSVLWNKYQQKMRENSPAQSAASAAQPGGSSTSPASGLDARSERLILALVFAAKSDGHIDDSERANIEEQLRAADIAVQGRVLIDRALAQPLDPQRLAQGLNSEQEALEIYYISCAAIDIDHFMERSYLNALGEALGLPQAVRADIERDIQAQKQALSP